The Chitinophagaceae bacterium genome includes the window CTGCTTTTATTTGTGTCTCAGCACTTTTTACTTCGGGGAGATTTTGCAATGCCGTATTATAAATTTCCTCTACGGGTGTAATTACATCTATTCTTTCAGGGATTGTTACTTCGGGTATTTCTAATTCTATTTCTGTATTAGAAGGGATGAGCATTATTTGTTTCAAATTGAGCAGAGCAAGGTTATAATTATTTTGTGCATTCACTAAATCCACTTCATTTGTAGCGAGTTGACTTTCCAATTCTAATCTATCACTTATGGGTAAAGAACCAGCGTCTACTAATTTGATAGTTCTTTGGAGTTGGTTAGAAGTTGTGTTTCTTTGTGAATTACTTGCTTCCACAATTTGCTCATTGAGAATAACATTTAAGTAAGCAGTCATTACAGTAATAATAACATCGTTTTTTGCTTTATCTAAATTATAGATATTTGCCTGAAGATTTGCTTGAGATTGCCAGATTCCCAAAGAAAGAGATAATCCATTAAAAAGAGTAAGTGAACTCGCTAATCCTATATTAGAATATGCAAAAGAATTTGTGAGAAACTGATTGGTATAAGGATCTATAGAACGTCCCGAATTATTTCCATAACTCCCCGATGCGTTCAAGTTTGGGAGCGTTCTTAAATAAGATTCTCTAAAATTAATTTTTGCTGTTTGTAGGTTTAGTTGGCTTCTTTTTATATTCAAATTATGAGCGAGAGTGGTTTTTATACATTCTTGTATGTTTAATTTTTTTATAGAAGAAGCATTTTCAACTAAAGAATCAAGGGCATAAGTTTTTTGATAGATAGAAAAACAAAAAAGAGCGGTAAATAAGATTTTTGGATACATAAGGAAAGTATATATAGAGTTAAAAGTATATGTTTGTTTTGTAGTAATTATGTAAAATGGTATTAAAATGCATCAATTACCATACAAATATGCATATAATTATCAGTTTATTGTGATAAATTTTCTAAAAAATCTGATAACTTACGAATAGATTGTGTTGCTGCTGCAATTTGTTCTTGTGCTTCTTTCCAATTTCTTTGTTCTAATGCTTCTCTTATACCGGGGAGTGTTTTTACTCCGTATCCCGTATAAAACCCTGGTGCATAGAGAGAGTGTCTATACCAACTTCTGCGTGGTAGTCCATTTTCTAAAAGTAATTGTTGTTCGGATTTATATATTTTTGCATTTATTTCTTCTATTTTTTGTGGTGAGAAAGATGCTTTTCGTTCAGAAAATTTGTTTGCTACTACATATAAGTTATGTAAGGCATTTTGAAGAGGGGAAAAATCAAGATAAGGAACTTCTGTTTTTGGGGTAGGGTATTGTAATTTTTTAGTAGGGTCTGCTGCAAGTTCGTAGACCTTTGCTGCGATGAGTTCATTTTCTATGAGAGTATTTTCTCTCGTTTGGTCACAAAGAGATACGAGTTCTGCGAGATATTCTTTTACTGTTCTGTGTAAACTTTTGAAATCAAAAGGGAGATGATCTGCTTGTGCAATTCGGAGAGCAATATGCCCTGCTGTTTGAGATAAAGCAAGTCCGTATTCAAACTTTGGGTCTTTAAAACGAGCATAATGGTCATAAGAATCGTAAATGGAGTGGTATTCTCCTCCTGAATTTTCCCCTCCGTATCCTAAATCAATAGATGGTATACATGCGTGTTGGATGAAAGGTGAGTAGTCAGAACCCGAACCTAATGCTCCGATACGGAGTGTTTTTTGAGAAAAAATTTCTTTTTTTGTTTTTGTGTTTGATGCAAGAGCGGATGAACGAGCTATACTTCTTTCAAAAACAGTGCCTCCTGTTTGGGGGTCTTTTATATCTTTGGATACTTCGGAAACAGTATTTTCTAATGCGTGTGAGCCAGCGGCATGTAAAAAGCCTCTTCCATTGCCATCAGAGTTTATATATACTACTGCTTTTTCTTGCAGTTCTAATTTATGTTCTTCTACCCATTCTGTGGATCCTATGAGTCCTGGTTCTTCTGCATCCCAAGCACAGTATATGAGGGTTCTTTTTGGTTTCCATCCTGTTTTTACTAAGGTACCTATTGCTTTTGCTTCTTCCATTAATGCTGCTAATCCGCTTATAGGGTCATTAGCACCGTTTACCCATGCATCATGATGATTTCCTCTTATTACCCATTGGTCGGGATAAGTAGAGCCGGGTATTTTTGCTATTACATTATATGCTGTTTTTGTTTGCCAATTAAATTCTAATTGTAAATGGATTAATTTTTTACTGGGTCCTAAATGGTAAGTAATCGGTAAAGCGCCTGCCCATTCCAATGGTGCTACTGCTCCTTCTAAACTTTCTAAAAGTGGTTGTGCATCTCCATAGCTTATGGGGATAACCGGGATTTTTAAAAGATTTGGGGCATCTTTTCTATCAATTCTTTTTGCATCTTTGGTAGAAGCAATGAAAGGAGTAAGCGGGTCTCCTGGGTATATAGGCATATCCATTACAGATCCTCTTTGAACTCCATATTCATTTTTATATGCTCCTTTTGGATAGACATCACCTAATGTATAACCATCGTCTTTAGGGTCAGAATAAATAATACATCCTATTGCTCCTTTTTCTTGTGCTACTTTTGGTTTAATACCTCTCCAACTGCGTCCATATTTTACAATGACTATTTTTCCTCGGACATCTATTCCATATTTTTCTAATACTTCATAATCTTCGGGTATTCCATAATTTACAAATACTAATTCTGCTGTTACATTTCCATCGGCACTCCAACAGTTATAGGTAGGAAGCTGGTCTGTTTGATTAGAAGTAGCGTCTTCTTTCAGTGGAGGTTCTTTTAAAGCTGCTTTAAATCCTCCTACTATTTCTACAATTCTGGTTTTTGGGCTTGGAAATAATACTTCATAAGCAGTTAATTGGGCATCCCATCCCCAGCTTTTAAATCTATTGAGAACTATATCGGCTACTTTTTTTCCTCCTACCGAACCGACATGATGTGGTTCTGAGGAAAGAAGTTTGATAGTTTCTCCAATATTTGATGCGCTCAGTTGTGCGTCAAATTTTTGTTCTAATTGTTTTTGTATAGAACCGGTTTCATTTGAAAAACCGCTTATTTGTTGTGCTTCTACATATACGAAGACAACATAAAAAAATAATACTAAAAAGGTTCTTTTAAACATAAATAGAAAGTTAATGAAAATGAATATATTTATTTTGTAATAATAAGGTTTTAATTTTTTCATAAAAAAGTAATGAGTCAATCTCATAAAAATAAATGTATTTTTGTATTTTTGTATTTTTCTTTTCCTATTTTTATAAAAAAAACATCGTTATTTGAATATAAAACTAAAAATAGAAACAGGTTTTTTTTATGGAGTGTTTATATTTTTTTTTAGAAGGTTTTATTTATTATTTTATTTTTACGGTTCCTATTGGAAAATCTTGTTTTGCTGGTTGTGTTGATGGGTATTGTGCTTGTCCTTTGAATTTTTGGGAAAGTTCTGGTACTTGGTCGTCTAAAAATGCTCCTATTTCTTTTATGGTTACTTTTCCGTCTTTTGGACTTCCATCGGCATGTCCTTCTAATGCTTTCAATAAACAGTGTGTAAAAAGTCCATGACCGAGTGTAGCAAATTCTTGAGCTTCTTGGTCACTACTGCTGGCGGCTAGTACTGCGATTCCTGTGCTTCTTGCGAGTTGGGCAATTGCTTTTTCTTCTGCAGTACCTCGGCTTGCTAAGAGATCGGCTACTGCTCCTCCGCTTTGGCATGCATCTAAAATCCATACTTGTTTTTGGGCTTTTATTTCGAATGCGTAATTTTGTAGATCTAAGGCGGATACTCCTAATTCTTGGAGCATCTCTAATTTATATGGTGATGTAACATCGTGCATTACTAAAAAAAATTGTGCTTTTTCTTCTTCACTCATTATTCCATGTCCTGCATAATAGAAGAGGAATAAATCTTTTTCGGTTATTTTTTCTTGAATTTTTTTTAATTTTTTTTTTATATTTTCTTTTGTAGATTCTTCATCTGTAAGGATGGTGATTTCTGTTTTTCCGAAGATTTCTTTTGCATTATTTTTTATAGTTTCTACTGTTGCTGTAGCGTCTGCTACTGGGTATTTGAGGTTCCATTTTGGGTTTTTATATTGGTTTATGCCTATTGCTAATATATAAAGATCTGTATTTGCGACTGTTCCTTTATAGTTGACGGTTATTTCAAAGGGTTGTGCTTCTGTTCTTTGGGTGCTAAAAGCACTTGCTTTAAAATGATTTATTCCATTAATAAGGGTTGCATTAAAAATTTTTTTTTGTGATGTTTCTTGGGTATTATTTGCTTTAAATCCTCGGGCAGTGCTAGATATAAGTTTTTCATTTTGATACAGTACTATTTCATCTATTCCTCCACCTTGGTCAGTGGCTTCTATGACTATTTGTATTTCTTTGGTTTCGGATTCGAATGTTTTTCTTTGAAATCCTCTTGTATCGGAAGAAGGAGATGTTATTTTGACTATGGGTGGTAATTGAAAATTATTTATATTTACGTCGTTATTTCCTTGGATATTTTCATTATTTAACAATCGCATTCCAAGGTTAGGTGTGTAAAATTTTTCATAGAATTGTGATGCGTTGTAAAACATTGCTTCTTTATGCGATGCTTGATTTACGTGCCATCCGATGTATTCTTCTACTTCTCCTGAGGTGTCAAAATATCCTTCGGGTGTCCAAAGAACCCATTTATTGTTTTCGGGATGGATATATAAGCTCATTAAGAGTTTTCCGTCTGCTATGTTATACCAACGTATAATTCCGTCTCCATGTCCTACTATTACAATTTTTCCATTAGGGCTGATTTTGGTTACCCATGCGGCACTGGTTATTTGTTGTTGCCAAAGTTTTTCTCCTTTTCCATTAAAACAGTATATATTCCATGTTGTTCCTAATACTACTGTATCATTTTTTACATCTATGCTACGTGACAGTTCATTAGGTTGTAAGAGTAATGTTTGTTCGTTTATGGATGGGGAATATGTATTTTTCCAGTTTTCTGCTATTAAAACATCAGATTTATCTGTGAAAGAGTGGAGAGGTTCTGTTTCTTTATTTTTTTCTAGACGTCTTGCTTCTAATGAAAAAACTTGTGTTTCTTTTGCATATGCTGTATATTCTACGATACTACCGGATGTATTTGTTTTAAAATGACTTCTGTCTTTTGCTGTAAAGTTGAGTATTTCTCCTGTTTTGTAGAAAGATTTATTTCCTAAATAATCTATTATGCCTATATCTGGGTTTGAGCCTACAAAGAGAATTTGATTTTGGGGAATAGTTTTTATATCCATAATAGAGCTTTGGGCGGCGGGGTAATTTCCGGTTTCTGTTCCATCTATAGAGTTCCATTGTCGGATGAGCGTCCACCAAGAATCATTTATATCTTGTTCATAGTTTCCTGCTCCGTAGAGATATTTTCCATCGTCAGAAAAAGATACGACAGGGATACTAAATTCGCTACCACCGGTTCCTCCCATAACTCTAAAGAGAGGTCCTAAAGTGTTTGCATCTAATACTTCTGGAGCAATATTTTGATTTTTATATCCTACTGCTATTTTTTCTCCATCGGGAGAAAATGTAATAGAAAATGGATTATTTCCCAAATATGCTTTTGAGATAAAGTTTATACTGTCGTTATAGAGTCGGATATAACCATCGGCAGAAACAGTGGCAAGCTTACCTTGATGGGAAAAAGCAAGGTTATATGTTTCATTCGAATAGTTTGTATAATTTTTAAAAAGGATGAAAGAAGAGTTTTCGTTTTTATAAATCCTGATTCCATTATCTTGTGCTAAAGCAACCCCTAAATAAAGTCCGTTATGAGAAAATTTTATGTCGTTTATAACATTTGGTAATCCTGACAATCTCTCTATCATATTTCCGTTTTCTGCATTAAAAATATATACAGAATTGAGTTTATCCCATTCGTATCCTGTGTATCCGGCTACTGCTACAAGGGTTCCATCAAAATTTAATGCTCCTGCATACAATTGTCCTTCACTTCCTACTTCTGTAATAGGAACACGAAAAGTACGGAGCAGTTCTCCGCTTTTTATATCCCATAGTTTTGCTGTTTTGTCATCGGATACTGTAAGAAATATACTTCCATTTCCATCTACGCTCACTTTATTCACAGATGCCGTGTGCATGGTGGTATTTACTCTTAGAATTGGTTTTGTAGATTGGGCGAATGCTTTATTTATATTTATAAAAGTATAAAGTATTATTACAATAAGTATTGTTTTTTTTAACTGCATTTTTATTG containing:
- a CDS encoding M28 family metallopeptidase, which translates into the protein MFKRTFLVLFFYVVFVYVEAQQISGFSNETGSIQKQLEQKFDAQLSASNIGETIKLLSSEPHHVGSVGGKKVADIVLNRFKSWGWDAQLTAYEVLFPSPKTRIVEIVGGFKAALKEPPLKEDATSNQTDQLPTYNCWSADGNVTAELVFVNYGIPEDYEVLEKYGIDVRGKIVIVKYGRSWRGIKPKVAQEKGAIGCIIYSDPKDDGYTLGDVYPKGAYKNEYGVQRGSVMDMPIYPGDPLTPFIASTKDAKRIDRKDAPNLLKIPVIPISYGDAQPLLESLEGAVAPLEWAGALPITYHLGPSKKLIHLQLEFNWQTKTAYNVIAKIPGSTYPDQWVIRGNHHDAWVNGANDPISGLAALMEEAKAIGTLVKTGWKPKRTLIYCAWDAEEPGLIGSTEWVEEHKLELQEKAVVYINSDGNGRGFLHAAGSHALENTVSEVSKDIKDPQTGGTVFERSIARSSALASNTKTKKEIFSQKTLRIGALGSGSDYSPFIQHACIPSIDLGYGGENSGGEYHSIYDSYDHYARFKDPKFEYGLALSQTAGHIALRIAQADHLPFDFKSLHRTVKEYLAELVSLCDQTRENTLIENELIAAKVYELAADPTKKLQYPTPKTEVPYLDFSPLQNALHNLYVVANKFSERKASFSPQKIEEINAKIYKSEQQLLLENGLPRRSWYRHSLYAPGFYTGYGVKTLPGIREALEQRNWKEAQEQIAAATQSIRKLSDFLENLSQ
- a CDS encoding caspase family protein, whose translation is MQLKKTILIVIILYTFININKAFAQSTKPILRVNTTMHTASVNKVSVDGNGSIFLTVSDDKTAKLWDIKSGELLRTFRVPITEVGSEGQLYAGALNFDGTLVAVAGYTGYEWDKLNSVYIFNAENGNMIERLSGLPNVINDIKFSHNGLYLGVALAQDNGIRIYKNENSSFILFKNYTNYSNETYNLAFSHQGKLATVSADGYIRLYNDSINFISKAYLGNNPFSITFSPDGEKIAVGYKNQNIAPEVLDANTLGPLFRVMGGTGGSEFSIPVVSFSDDGKYLYGAGNYEQDINDSWWTLIRQWNSIDGTETGNYPAAQSSIMDIKTIPQNQILFVGSNPDIGIIDYLGNKSFYKTGEILNFTAKDRSHFKTNTSGSIVEYTAYAKETQVFSLEARRLEKNKETEPLHSFTDKSDVLIAENWKNTYSPSINEQTLLLQPNELSRSIDVKNDTVVLGTTWNIYCFNGKGEKLWQQQITSAAWVTKISPNGKIVIVGHGDGIIRWYNIADGKLLMSLYIHPENNKWVLWTPEGYFDTSGEVEEYIGWHVNQASHKEAMFYNASQFYEKFYTPNLGMRLLNNENIQGNNDVNINNFQLPPIVKITSPSSDTRGFQRKTFESETKEIQIVIEATDQGGGIDEIVLYQNEKLISSTARGFKANNTQETSQKKIFNATLINGINHFKASAFSTQRTEAQPFEITVNYKGTVANTDLYILAIGINQYKNPKWNLKYPVADATATVETIKNNAKEIFGKTEITILTDEESTKENIKKKLKKIQEKITEKDLFLFYYAGHGIMSEEEKAQFFLVMHDVTSPYKLEMLQELGVSALDLQNYAFEIKAQKQVWILDACQSGGAVADLLASRGTAEEKAIAQLARSTGIAVLAASSSDQEAQEFATLGHGLFTHCLLKALEGHADGSPKDGKVTIKEIGAFLDDQVPELSQKFKGQAQYPSTQPAKQDFPIGTVKIK
- a CDS encoding TolC family protein, with the translated sequence MYPKILFTALFCFSIYQKTYALDSLVENASSIKKLNIQECIKTTLAHNLNIKRSQLNLQTAKINFRESYLRTLPNLNASGSYGNNSGRSIDPYTNQFLTNSFAYSNIGLASSLTLFNGLSLSLGIWQSQANLQANIYNLDKAKNDVIITVMTAYLNVILNEQIVEASNSQRNTTSNQLQRTIKLVDAGSLPISDRLELESQLATNEVDLVNAQNNYNLALLNLKQIMLIPSNTEIELEIPEVTIPERIDVITPVEEIYNTALQNLPEVKSAETQIKAAKLGTKIAYSSGIPSINLGFQLGTNYSQAADRAQYRIGDNKEQFSSLDISLDGGSTYNTIKLRQFVPEQIKTSDNFNLSQQFEKNISTNIALQIQVPIFNRFFTHSAVQRAKVNEQLTEINATEIKNQLRQSIETAYNNALASLKTYNASLKQVAALETSFRNIENRFNIGAVHFVDYQVVSNNLFRAKADLIRAKYSYFFRLKILDFYQGKPITE